AAATCCCATCATGACAGTCCAGAATTTTCAATTCGCTTATGTAAATTCCTGGCTCCGCCGCTGAATCCAGCTAGactgttcttttctttttccttttttattttttttattttttaaagaaatggttTATACAGATAGAAATAAATCACCCAGCACTTTTTCTTCTGTGAGATTTGAACCAAAATCTTTCATAGTTCATTCCAGCTTATTGATCGCTAGCGACATCCTTGGGTGCAATATGAATCCGACTAGGCTAATGTCTTTTTTCAAAATGTGCAATTTTTGGTTCGTTGATCTTTAAAGTACAAGGCTTTAAGAATTTCATGAGCATGCAGAACACACATGGAAAATGTCACTTGAAATTACAGTGTATGTGTTGGGTTATTAGGCATCAAAttcatttcttttgtttctttttttcttttggctgaTCGAGgttcatatttttttcattcCATAGTTGATGTTGAGAGACATGGCAGAGATTTCATGGAGGCTGCCAAAAAACTTCAACTTAATTTGATAGGGTTGCAACGTGAAGATCTGCCTACAAGGCCCGAGATGCTTCGGAAGGTAAATTGTGGAAAAATCTTCGATTGGTAGAATTAGCGTCCactatattttgaaaaatagtcaTTGTCTTGGAGTTTCAGTATCGTGGAGAATCACTTGTGGAATTCGAAACTTCAGAACAATGACTATTTTTTCAATTACATATGGCCGAAAAATGACTTTATGTGAATTTTCCCTTTTGATTAATGTAATGGTACCAAAGGACCTATAATTATTACCCTTCCTTTTTACCATTGCTATAAGAGAGAGTATTATGATTTCCAATTAACTTTCTACATATAGGAGATAGAGAAGATGGAAGAAGAGTTGGAAGCAAAAACTGAGCTCATAGCTAAACAAGAGAGATTGATCCAAGgatggaagaaggaaatgaagGACCAACTAGATAAACACATCATGGAGTTAGAGAGGGTGTAAACCTCTACATGAATGTAAACCAGTACATaacttttcttgttttatttgtgattcaattcaatttgaATACTGAGTTGGAATGACGAGTCCTTATATTGAGGAGAACAGGGAATAAAATTTGTTAACACCTAACATTACTAGATAGAGTTTTGGATATCAAGGTTGCATGACTCTGCCTGTTGCCTTGATTTTTCCAACAGCATTGCCATTCATGTTATTGACAGAAAACTTGTTTTAGTTTCCACTTAGCCTTGTTACTTATGATTGATCCAAGGTGATTTTCTTCTAGCAAGGTTCCTTCGATGATTCCTCCCCCAACCCCCAACCCCAGAagaataaaagagaagaaatactCCTATAATCAATGACAAAGAAAACTTGTaaaatgagtttcttacaccaTTTGTATAATTTAACCAGTTATAGCAGATCACTTATCATTTGCTTTACATTACCTATATATGCTATTAAATAGAGTGACCTGAAATTACCTTTTAAATAACctgattatataaaaattattttgcacCATGTATATAAACTCTTTTCTTCAATCCTCTGATTAGAATTTCTAGCTTCATCCCTGAGTAGCTAAGGTTTGCATCACTGCATACTGTAGCGCTTTACACTTGTTTCTTATTTATCTACtcagaaacatttttttttccccttatatTTTGGGGGATAGAAGCATTCAAGAGTCACTTGAAagtttttatttcaatttttcgaCTGTCATTTAATTGACACGTTCATCCGTGAGGGTACTAAACCCCAAATGGGTTGTTCGTCCATTCAAGGCTTGGTGTCCGTGTGAGCTTCAAAAGCTTAATCTGTATGTCCTCAATTATCAAAAAGGTGTTTCAAAAGGGTAAAATGCATATGCAGTttcaaatttaaacaaaaaagggGTGAAAGCATATGCAAGTTATTTTTCAAGGAAAACTAATTCCATTCAAGGAAGCGGAAGATAAACTGCACTTCACCTTTGAGTCAAACAAGAATTGCTCCAACGGAGAATTATTCAAAACTCACAAAACCCACAATCATATATTCAACATATGAAAAGTTCTCTCAATGACATTTCAACACAACCAAGCAGATTTATTCATCACCAAAATATGACAAGACATCCAGATGGTGAACACAAGACATTGTTTCCTTAGCATACTCACTGCAGTGACACAACAGTCTCAGTAACAACTACTTGCTAAATAACAAACACGCAAACCACAACGAAGTAAAGCATGAAATCGACGCTCACAATCCAAATGCAACACTAGAGTTGACCAACGGTAATACTTAAACATAGAGTAGATACTACGTTGAGAGGAGTCCTGAACTCCACACATCAACACTTGGAGCATTCAATTCGATCTCAGTTTTCTGAGCTGTAGGAGGCCTCGCCAGATGATGAACTCTCTAGCTGAAGCAGCTTCATTTCCTCATAAGCCCATTCAAGACCGGGACAATAGTGGAGTGGTGGATTGAACCTGGTGTCAGAAATGTCATCTGGCAAAAATGCACCATttctaatcaagaatttaattgctttcttctttttctctttagcTGCATGGTGGAGAGGGGTCCCTGAAACAAAGCAAGAGAAACTGACATAAATATCCATGCACCGAAataatagccagcaaatgtataTCTTACgtatattaatatataatatacataaaatatacatttatGATACAAaatacccccttttttttttgtatatttgactAGCGAATGTAATTACTTTTGGCCGACTGTCCAAATGTGAAACTTGCCCAACAAACAAAGGGATATAAAGATAACACTAAGGATTATGGAAAAAACAAAGAGCATAGCCTTATGTTATATTACTAAGAATGGTACATGTACTTACATGCACAGGCACCCTTGGCTCGAGCATCGATATCAGCACCTCTCTCAAGCAATTCATCCATAACTCGCACGTGACCTCCCTTAGCAGCAAGATGGAGTGGGGTCATACCAAATGATTTAGGGCCCCCTGCAATAACATTTGCATCCATGCCTTCATTCAGAAGTCTTCTGACCTGTCccaaggaaaagaagaaatacaaTCAGAACAAATGTGTGGGGGGAGAATGCATTCAAAGGTATGTATCTCTCTGCAGTAGATAGATGAATTCTGTAACAACACACTAAACTTATATAGCACAAGAAACTTGTCAAAAAGAATATTGGAAATAGAGAAAGCTGGACAAACTAAAAAACCGTGTATCCAAGTTTCCTCCAAAAAGCAAGCATAGTTCAGGACTATGCCTTTCTTAACTTCACTTTCTGCATCGGAAGCAACCCTTAGTGGTCCAATGTCTACAACCATAGGCTCAGTGGTGACAAAGagaaagaataaaagatagagGGAGGGGGGTAGGAAAGACTCATATCTAAGATAGGGGGCGGGGAAGGCTCATATAGAAGATCGGGGGCCCTTTCGGAGTCCTGTCATCAATGCAGATAGAAACCAACAAAGGTAATCTTCCTTATATGCTGAACAAATTCACAGGTCAATTAGTTGCCTGAAAAGTCACAATCTCGCATGCACACAAacgtgtgtgtgtgggggggtgGGTATTGTAGGTtgtgattatgtttattttttcctttccatTAAGTAACACTAACAATACACCGGCAAACT
This portion of the Lycium ferocissimum isolate CSIRO_LF1 chromosome 1, AGI_CSIRO_Lferr_CH_V1, whole genome shotgun sequence genome encodes:
- the LOC132057609 gene encoding mediator of RNA polymerase II transcription subunit 28-like — encoded protein: MADRHPVDQQQNEPQMNSPASRDDMIAYVMALEAALLPCLPARELQAIDRSAHPYHQIDVERHGRDFMEAAKKLQLNLIGLQREDLPTRPEMLRKEIEKMEEELEAKTELIAKQERLIQGWKKEMKDQLDKHIMELERV
- the LOC132057620 gene encoding phytochrome-interacting ankyrin-repeat protein 2-like — encoded protein: MEEEQMGSIRRLRRMRSTAGDRDTDDRGWTPLHIVARKGDLKQVRRLLNEGMDANVIAGGPKSFGMTPLHLAAKGGHVRVMDELLERGADIDARAKGACAWTPLHHAAKEKKKKAIKFLIRNGAFLPDDISDTRFNPPLHYCPGLEWAYEEMKLLQLESSSSGEASYSSEN